From Candidatus Vondammii sp. HM_W22, one genomic window encodes:
- a CDS encoding IS256 family transposase has product MKNDNIVGLNRPARDVLSELLHTGSQQLLAQAIEAEVATLLAQYQGLLRESGLQGVVRNGHLPERMIQTGLGDIGVKVPKVRDRTGQGIKFNSGLVPPYLKRAKTIEELLPWLYLKGISTGDFKDALAGLLGADAKGLSSNTISRLKQTWEGEYGQWRKRDLSKRRYVYIWADGVYCNVRQGDKLCLLVIMGSDSTGRKEVIGLTDGYRESEASWLELLEQLTEQGFTVPPEVAVGDGALGFWKAITKHWPTTKHQRCWVHKTANVLNKVPRAIQPKVKENLHDIWMSDSRTHAEKAFDLCLRKYEAKYPKAMHCLQKDRDKMLTFYDFPAEHWGHIRTSNPIESVFATVRLRTTRTKNYGSRLTTLAMAFKLMHTAQKRWHRLRGYQLLSDVIEGVQFKDGIRVEQEAA; this is encoded by the coding sequence ATGAAGAATGATAATATTGTCGGGCTGAATAGGCCAGCGCGAGATGTCCTTTCTGAGCTTTTACATACCGGATCCCAGCAACTATTAGCCCAAGCCATAGAGGCGGAAGTCGCCACCCTGTTAGCACAATACCAAGGGTTGCTGAGAGAATCAGGCTTACAAGGTGTTGTACGCAATGGGCACCTGCCGGAACGTATGATCCAAACAGGGCTTGGTGATATTGGGGTCAAGGTTCCCAAAGTAAGAGATCGTACCGGGCAAGGCATCAAGTTCAACAGCGGTTTGGTGCCACCGTACTTGAAGCGAGCGAAGACCATTGAAGAGCTGCTGCCCTGGTTGTACTTGAAAGGCATCTCTACAGGCGACTTCAAGGACGCACTGGCAGGTTTGCTTGGCGCTGATGCCAAAGGTTTGTCCTCCAATACCATAAGCCGCCTCAAGCAAACTTGGGAAGGCGAATATGGTCAGTGGCGTAAGCGCGATTTATCAAAGCGGCGCTATGTGTACATTTGGGCCGACGGTGTTTATTGCAACGTAAGGCAAGGCGACAAGCTTTGCTTGCTGGTGATCATGGGTTCCGACAGCACAGGTCGTAAGGAAGTCATTGGGCTTACGGATGGCTACCGTGAGTCAGAAGCGAGCTGGTTAGAGTTGTTAGAGCAGCTCACAGAACAAGGTTTTACGGTGCCGCCAGAGGTGGCCGTTGGTGACGGTGCACTAGGCTTCTGGAAGGCCATTACCAAGCATTGGCCAACGACGAAGCACCAGCGTTGTTGGGTGCACAAGACCGCCAATGTGCTCAACAAAGTGCCTAGGGCGATACAGCCTAAAGTCAAAGAGAATCTGCATGATATTTGGATGTCTGACTCTCGAACCCATGCCGAAAAAGCCTTTGATTTATGCTTGCGAAAATATGAGGCTAAGTACCCGAAAGCGATGCATTGCTTACAAAAAGACCGAGACAAGATGCTGACTTTTTATGATTTTCCTGCGGAACATTGGGGGCATATACGAACCAGCAACCCGATTGAATCGGTGTTTGCCACAGTGCGGCTTAGAACCACGAGAACAAAGAACTATGGTAGTCGATTAACGACGTTGGCCATGGCATTTAAGTTGATGCACACTGCACAAAAAAGATGGCACCGCTTAAGAGGCTATCAACTGCTCTCCGATGTAATTGAAGGTGTGCAATTTAAAGATGGGATCCGAGTTGAACAGGAAGCTGCTTGA
- a CDS encoding LysR family transcriptional regulator, whose protein sequence is MNINELHAFVTVAEISSFSAAAEQLHLTQPAVSKRVSTLERDLNTQLFDRISRKINLTEAGKALLPRARKMLLEMEDIRRSISNLTGTISGTLTMGTSHHVGLRRLPPALKRYSQEYPEVKLDIRFMDSELACTAVEHGDLELAIVTLPIQPRQNLATTKIWHDSLLFVAADNHPLTKKRRLQLSDLAGYPAVLAAKRTYTREIMEQALKPMGLSLEIGMATNYLETLKMMVKIGLGWGLLPATMIENNDLQILKVPSLDLSRSLGAVTHNNRTLSNAARAMIEICMK, encoded by the coding sequence ATGAACATCAATGAACTCCACGCATTTGTCACCGTCGCAGAGATCAGCTCCTTCTCGGCGGCAGCAGAGCAATTGCATCTGACTCAGCCGGCTGTCAGCAAACGAGTCTCCACCCTGGAGCGGGATTTAAATACACAGCTGTTTGATCGTATCAGTCGCAAAATCAATCTCACCGAAGCAGGAAAAGCCCTGCTTCCGAGAGCAAGGAAAATGCTTTTGGAGATGGAAGATATCCGACGTAGCATTAGCAATCTGACAGGGACAATCAGCGGCACACTCACCATGGGAACCAGTCACCATGTAGGACTCAGGCGTCTACCCCCGGCCCTGAAGCGTTACAGCCAGGAATATCCTGAGGTTAAACTGGATATCCGCTTCATGGATTCAGAGTTAGCCTGTACTGCAGTGGAACATGGCGACCTGGAACTTGCCATTGTTACTCTGCCCATTCAGCCTAGGCAGAATCTGGCGACGACTAAGATATGGCATGATTCCCTGCTTTTTGTTGCCGCAGACAATCATCCATTGACCAAAAAAAGAAGACTCCAATTAAGTGACCTAGCCGGTTATCCTGCGGTACTTGCAGCAAAAAGAACCTACACCCGGGAGATCATGGAGCAAGCCCTGAAACCCATGGGGCTGTCACTTGAGATTGGCATGGCCACCAACTATCTGGAGACATTGAAGATGATGGTCAAAATCGGGCTTGGGTGGGGCCTGCTTCCCGCAACCATGATTGAAAATAACGATCTGCAAATTCTGAAAGTTCCCAGCCTCGACCTCTCTCGCTCATTGGGTGCGGTTACCCATAACAACCGTACTCTCTCAAACGCCGCCCGCGCCATGATTGAGATCTGCATGAAATAA
- the leuD gene encoding 3-isopropylmalate dehydratase small subunit → MEKFNTFTSIVIPLDRANVDTDAIIPKQFLKSIKRTGFGPYLFDEWRYLDHGEPEMDCTHRPLNQEFILNDPRYQGTQILLARDNFGCGSSREHAPWALDDYGFRVVIAPSFADIFFNNCFKNGILPIKLAGGVIDSLFQQASSENLLEMKVDLSAQQLHLADGEVIEFDVDDFRKHCLLDGLDDIGLTLQHRDEIAAFEKKRREQAPWVFSG, encoded by the coding sequence ATGGAAAAGTTTAATACTTTTACGAGCATCGTGATCCCACTGGATCGTGCCAATGTGGATACCGATGCCATTATCCCCAAGCAGTTTCTGAAATCCATCAAACGCACAGGTTTTGGACCTTACCTGTTTGATGAATGGCGCTATCTGGATCATGGGGAACCGGAGATGGATTGTACCCATCGTCCGTTGAATCAGGAGTTTATACTTAATGACCCTCGTTATCAGGGGACACAGATACTCCTGGCCAGAGACAACTTCGGTTGTGGTTCTTCCCGTGAGCATGCGCCTTGGGCACTGGATGACTACGGCTTCCGGGTAGTGATTGCCCCGAGTTTTGCCGACATTTTCTTTAACAACTGTTTCAAGAATGGCATCCTGCCAATCAAGCTTGCCGGCGGTGTTATCGACAGTCTGTTTCAGCAAGCATCTTCTGAGAATCTTCTGGAGATGAAGGTTGACCTGTCGGCTCAGCAGTTGCATCTGGCTGACGGTGAAGTGATCGAATTTGATGTGGATGATTTCCGCAAACACTGCTTGCTTGATGGACTGGATGATATTGGTCTGACGCTGCAGCATCGCGATGAGATTGCAGCATTTGAGAAGAAGCGCCGGGAACAGGCTCCCTGGGTCTTTTCTGGCTAG
- the leuB gene encoding 3-isopropylmalate dehydrogenase has product MSKNILVLPGDGIGQEIVAEAVKLLACLRDDFGLDIDMDEALIGGTAYDATGTPLPDATLDLARESDAILLGAVGGTKWESLDISVRPERGLLGLRKELGLFANLRPAILYPQLADASTLKPEVVSGLDIMIVRELTGGIYFGQPRGVRELDSGEKEGFNTLVYRESEVDRIVRVAMDIAMKRGKRVCSVDKANVLECTEMWREVAVRVGNDFPDVELSHMYVDNAAMQLVRAPKQFDVMVTTNMFGDILSDCAAMLTGSIGMLPSASLDENGRGMYEPIHGSAPDIAGQGVANPLATILSVAMMLRYSLGQSEMADRIESAVMKTLDEGFRTPDIYSEGMNKVGTEEIGDAVVAALRAN; this is encoded by the coding sequence ATGAGTAAGAATATTCTGGTTTTACCCGGTGATGGAATCGGTCAGGAGATTGTTGCCGAAGCGGTAAAGCTCCTGGCATGTCTGCGAGATGATTTTGGTCTGGATATCGATATGGATGAGGCATTGATCGGCGGTACTGCCTACGATGCCACCGGCACTCCACTGCCGGATGCCACCCTGGATCTGGCCAGGGAATCTGATGCCATTTTGCTGGGTGCCGTTGGTGGAACCAAATGGGAGTCTTTGGATATTTCAGTACGCCCCGAACGTGGACTGCTGGGACTGCGTAAAGAGTTGGGCTTGTTTGCCAACCTGCGGCCGGCCATCCTCTATCCCCAGCTGGCCGATGCATCCACCCTGAAACCTGAAGTGGTATCCGGCCTGGATATTATGATTGTGCGTGAGTTGACCGGTGGGATCTATTTCGGCCAGCCCAGAGGCGTGCGGGAACTGGATAGCGGAGAGAAAGAGGGTTTCAATACCCTGGTCTACCGCGAATCTGAAGTGGACCGGATTGTGCGTGTGGCCATGGATATCGCCATGAAGCGTGGCAAACGGGTCTGCTCTGTGGACAAGGCCAATGTGTTGGAGTGCACCGAGATGTGGCGCGAAGTGGCCGTTCGGGTGGGCAATGATTTCCCGGATGTCGAACTCTCTCATATGTACGTGGATAACGCTGCCATGCAACTGGTGCGTGCGCCCAAGCAGTTCGATGTGATGGTGACCACAAACATGTTTGGTGACATTCTTTCTGACTGTGCCGCCATGCTTACCGGGTCTATCGGTATGCTGCCTTCTGCCTCTCTGGATGAGAACGGCCGCGGCATGTATGAGCCGATCCATGGATCGGCACCGGATATTGCAGGTCAGGGTGTGGCAAACCCTCTGGCTACCATTCTCTCGGTGGCTATGATGCTGCGTTACTCTCTGGGTCAGAGCGAGATGGCCGACCGGATAGAGAGTGCGGTGATGAAAACTCTGGATGAAGGTTTCCGGACTCCGGATATTTATTCTGAAGGAATGAATAAGGTTGGAACCGAAGAGATCGGTGATGCGGTTGTTGCTGCACTACGTGCTAATTAA
- the truA gene encoding tRNA pseudouridine(38-40) synthase TruA — protein MRVAMGIEYDGTSFHGWQRQKEGIVTVQDRLEYAISKVADHPVTVACAGRTDTGVHALGQVVHFDTPSNRSSRGWLLGSNVNLPPDISVTWVKQVPEHFHARFSAVNRRYRYIIMNRNSRSAIWRDRTVWQHHPLDAERMDEAALSLLGTHDFSSFRALGCQAKSPVKTIIRLDASRQEDRVIIDVKANAFLHHMVRNIAGVLIAIGKGDRPVVWAKEVLEYRSRVLGGVTAPPQGLYMMEVGYPGEFALPEPPAD, from the coding sequence ATGCGCGTGGCGATGGGTATCGAGTATGACGGTACGTCATTTCATGGATGGCAACGACAGAAAGAGGGCATTGTAACCGTCCAGGATCGACTGGAATATGCCATATCCAAGGTGGCTGATCACCCGGTAACAGTCGCTTGCGCAGGCAGGACTGATACCGGCGTGCATGCCCTGGGCCAGGTTGTTCATTTCGATACGCCTTCAAACCGTTCATCCAGAGGCTGGCTGTTAGGCAGTAACGTGAATCTTCCCCCTGATATCAGTGTCACCTGGGTGAAGCAGGTACCTGAGCATTTTCATGCTCGCTTCTCTGCGGTTAACAGGCGCTACCGCTATATTATTATGAACCGCAACAGCCGGTCTGCGATTTGGCGTGACCGGACGGTCTGGCAGCATCATCCACTGGATGCGGAGAGGATGGATGAAGCCGCACTGTCACTGCTGGGGACCCACGATTTTTCCTCTTTCCGTGCGCTTGGCTGTCAGGCAAAAAGCCCGGTCAAAACTATAATCAGGCTGGATGCCAGCAGGCAAGAGGATCGAGTGATCATTGACGTCAAGGCAAATGCCTTTCTGCACCATATGGTACGGAACATAGCCGGTGTGCTGATTGCCATTGGCAAGGGCGACCGCCCGGTGGTGTGGGCGAAAGAGGTGCTGGAGTACCGCAGCAGGGTATTAGGCGGCGTTACAGCACCTCCTCAGGGGCTTTATATGATGGAAGTGGGCTATCCCGGGGAGTTTGCCCTGCCCGAGCCTCCGGCTGATTAA
- the ccoS gene encoding cbb3-type cytochrome oxidase assembly protein CcoS → MDVIYGLIPGMILLGLLAVGVFFWAAKNGQFDDMEGEARRILMDDDLPPRQPVQKNGGEEKANGEAE, encoded by the coding sequence ATGGATGTAATTTACGGTTTAATCCCCGGGATGATTCTCTTGGGCCTGTTGGCCGTTGGGGTGTTTTTCTGGGCTGCCAAGAACGGGCAGTTCGATGATATGGAGGGAGAGGCCCGCCGGATTCTGATGGATGATGATCTACCCCCCCGACAGCCCGTTCAAAAAAATGGCGGTGAGGAAAAGGCTAATGGGGAGGCGGAGTAG
- the leuC gene encoding 3-isopropylmalate dehydratase large subunit, translating to MSNKTLYDKIWQDHLVRTDEGGTALLYIDRQLVHEVTSPQAFEGLRLSGRQPWRLDATIATPDHNVPTAGLELGITDPIARLQVETLDSNCREFGITEFGMGDIRQGVVHVMGAEQGLILPGMTVVCGDSHTATHGAFGSLAFGIGTSEVEHVLATQCLIQKKSKSMLVSVNGELGKGVTAKDIVLAIIGTLGTAGGTGYVIEFAGEAIQSLSMEGRLTVCNMAIEAGARAGFVTVDDTTIEYLKGRPYSPKGEAWDKAVVAWQHLHSDEGAVFDTEVHLDAAAIQPQVTWGTSPEMVLPVTGRVPDPEAEADSVKAEGMRRALEYMGLEAGTLISKIRPDHVFIGSCTNGRIEDLRAAAGVAKGHKVVENIVQALVVPGSGLVKQQAEKEGLDKIFIEAGFEWREPGCSMCLAMNADRLAPGDRCASTSNRNFEGRQGQGGRTHLVSPEMAAAAAVTGHFIDVRELG from the coding sequence ATGAGCAATAAAACTCTTTACGATAAAATCTGGCAGGATCATCTGGTGCGAACGGATGAAGGTGGCACTGCACTCCTTTATATTGATCGGCAGTTAGTCCATGAGGTGACCTCTCCTCAGGCTTTTGAAGGATTGCGCCTGAGCGGTCGCCAGCCCTGGAGATTGGATGCCACCATAGCAACGCCGGACCACAATGTACCCACTGCCGGACTGGAGCTGGGGATAACGGATCCGATTGCGCGTCTTCAGGTTGAGACCCTGGATAGCAACTGCCGGGAGTTCGGTATTACCGAATTCGGCATGGGCGATATACGTCAGGGCGTCGTGCATGTCATGGGTGCGGAACAGGGCTTGATTCTTCCGGGAATGACCGTGGTTTGCGGCGACTCGCATACCGCCACCCACGGTGCCTTCGGCTCTCTTGCCTTTGGCATTGGCACTTCGGAAGTGGAGCATGTACTGGCTACCCAATGCCTGATCCAGAAGAAGTCCAAATCCATGCTGGTGAGCGTCAACGGGGAGCTCGGTAAGGGCGTCACTGCCAAGGATATCGTGTTGGCAATTATCGGAACCCTCGGCACAGCCGGTGGTACCGGTTATGTCATTGAATTTGCCGGTGAGGCGATTCAGAGCCTCTCTATGGAGGGTCGCCTGACCGTCTGTAATATGGCTATCGAGGCAGGTGCCCGGGCCGGTTTTGTGACAGTGGATGATACAACTATCGAATACCTCAAGGGGCGACCCTACTCTCCGAAGGGTGAGGCGTGGGACAAAGCGGTCGTTGCCTGGCAGCACCTTCACAGTGATGAGGGTGCGGTGTTCGATACAGAAGTCCATCTCGATGCCGCCGCCATTCAGCCTCAGGTTACTTGGGGGACTTCGCCCGAAATGGTGCTGCCGGTGACTGGCCGTGTCCCTGATCCGGAAGCTGAAGCCGATAGTGTGAAAGCGGAAGGCATGCGTCGCGCCTTGGAGTATATGGGGCTGGAAGCCGGCACGCTTATCTCTAAAATTCGCCCTGACCACGTCTTTATTGGATCCTGCACCAATGGTCGTATTGAAGATCTGCGGGCGGCGGCCGGAGTAGCCAAGGGCCATAAAGTGGTAGAAAACATTGTCCAGGCACTGGTGGTTCCAGGGTCCGGTCTGGTTAAGCAACAGGCGGAGAAAGAGGGCCTGGACAAGATCTTTATCGAAGCTGGTTTTGAATGGCGTGAACCGGGCTGCTCCATGTGTCTGGCGATGAATGCTGACCGTCTTGCGCCGGGTGACCGTTGCGCCTCCACTTCGAACCGGAATTTCGAAGGGCGACAGGGGCAGGGTGGTCGCACTCACTTGGTGAGTCCGGAGATGGCGGCTGCGGCTGCGGTAACCGGTCATTTTATTGATGTGAGAGAGTTGGGTTAA
- the asd gene encoding aspartate-semialdehyde dehydrogenase, translating to MKRIGFIGWRGMVGSVLMDRMRAEKDFDLIDEPVFFTTSQVGQQGPDIGKAIPPLKDASDLDELKSMDVIVSCQGGGYTKQVFGKLRANGWQGYWVDAASTLRMEDDSIIVLDPVNMDVITDGLGSGVKNFIGGNCTVSLMLMGLGGLFREGLVEWATAMTYQAASGSGAKNMRELLSQMGSAHGAVKELLDDPSSAILDIDRQVADRLRSDEFPTDNFGVALAGSLIPWIDTEMENGQSREEWKSSAETNKILGLESNPLPLDGLCVRIGAMRSHSQALTIKLTRDVPVDEIEDILASANEWVKLIPNERELTIQELTPAMVTGTLSVPVGRLRKLAMGGEYLSAFTVGDQLLWGAAEPLRRMLRILLER from the coding sequence ATGAAAAGGATTGGATTTATTGGTTGGCGTGGTATGGTTGGCTCGGTATTGATGGACCGTATGCGTGCGGAGAAAGATTTCGATCTGATAGATGAGCCGGTCTTTTTTACCACCTCCCAGGTAGGGCAGCAGGGACCGGATATCGGTAAAGCGATCCCACCGCTAAAAGATGCCAGTGACTTGGATGAGCTGAAATCCATGGATGTCATTGTCTCCTGCCAGGGTGGCGGATATACCAAGCAGGTGTTTGGCAAACTCCGCGCAAACGGCTGGCAGGGCTATTGGGTTGATGCCGCCTCCACGCTCCGCATGGAAGATGACAGTATTATTGTTTTGGATCCGGTGAATATGGATGTCATTACCGATGGACTGGGATCAGGCGTGAAAAACTTCATTGGTGGCAACTGCACCGTCAGCCTGATGTTGATGGGGCTGGGCGGGCTGTTTCGGGAAGGCTTGGTGGAGTGGGCGACAGCCATGACCTATCAGGCGGCTTCCGGTTCCGGCGCGAAGAACATGCGTGAACTGCTGAGTCAGATGGGCAGCGCCCATGGGGCGGTGAAGGAACTGCTGGATGATCCTTCATCGGCTATTCTCGACATTGACCGGCAGGTGGCGGATAGATTGCGCAGTGATGAGTTTCCAACCGATAACTTTGGTGTTGCACTCGCCGGAAGCCTGATTCCCTGGATCGATACCGAAATGGAAAATGGCCAGAGCCGTGAGGAGTGGAAGAGTAGCGCTGAGACCAACAAGATCCTCGGACTTGAGAGTAATCCACTCCCTCTGGATGGTCTCTGTGTCCGTATCGGTGCGATGCGGTCTCATAGTCAGGCACTGACAATCAAATTGACCAGGGATGTGCCGGTTGATGAGATAGAGGATATTCTTGCTTCTGCGAACGAGTGGGTAAAATTGATACCCAATGAAAGAGAGCTGACCATTCAGGAGCTGACCCCTGCCATGGTGACCGGCACTTTGAGCGTACCGGTAGGCCGCTTGCGTAAACTGGCGATGGGCGGTGAATATCTCTCTGCATTCACTGTGGGCGACCAGCTGTTATGGGGTGCCGCGGAGCCGCTGCGTCGTATGTTGCGCATTTTGCTGGAGCGTTGA
- a CDS encoding FimV/HubP family polar landmark protein: protein MGDIHLKSALNDYFSADINLLSVAAGEISDVRVELASSGAFQRAGIDRPFALTKLRFKPVELPDGTSVVQVTSRDPIREPFLNFLIEVNWPKGKIVREYTVLLDPPVTLDGHPVLVQSAQASMHSSATSSNTVGQSLVQPFDVSWAGGGAASEYGPTKRNDTLWSIAKKVRHQGVTMNQAMMLLLQANPQAFIKQNINNLKVGQILRVADSEEMMLLGTKEAGSAYREQMYAWQADRKPAAASVAEPEITAQAAVTQVEAESDVLTAELKIVSARPEGEDEAGAGDDEQNKAQTVDRLAQDLIIAQEATDSAIQEGEELRSRVGDLEAQLNDLRRLLTLKDDQLARLQVALVDGIKELDEGAQVVPKSEGEEVVTAEKVVAEEIAAAKEEASVSQAIIKPVAAIEPSKQQMQPSLMDKEKSLFERISGDATMLGVSLTSIVVVVVLLWVVISRRRSNSANFQESILVSGMEDSEAEPMEGVPTGTTTQIAEETSFLSDFSPSDIGALQDETGEVDPLAEADVYIAYGRYQQAEKLIKQAIERNPERVELKHKLFEILFAVKDSDSFVALAEQSAAEGINKSDADIWLKVVAMGAQLASSHALFSGVDAPAPVNNGQVDAELNALEEDLGLGDGLDFDLPAETAAEDELGSFTLDDLNGFKEDALATDSGGDDLDLGVDNLTLPEADTSETAASGELEDTILDFSDVAETAGTGDQADDSFDGLGLNLDAGEAATDLETSLSLSDVEEFESTSLSTGETDEIVDEVNTKLDLARAYVDLGDVEGARSILEEVLGGGNQGQQQEAQQLLDQLT, encoded by the coding sequence TTGGGCGATATCCATTTAAAATCGGCACTGAATGATTATTTCAGCGCGGATATCAATTTACTGTCTGTGGCGGCAGGTGAAATTTCTGATGTCAGGGTGGAACTGGCATCCTCCGGTGCCTTTCAGCGAGCAGGTATCGACCGGCCATTTGCTCTCACCAAACTCCGTTTTAAACCGGTGGAGTTACCGGATGGTACCTCGGTTGTTCAGGTCACTAGTCGTGATCCTATCCGGGAGCCTTTCCTTAACTTCCTGATAGAAGTGAATTGGCCAAAAGGGAAAATAGTTCGTGAATATACCGTGTTGCTGGACCCGCCAGTAACGCTGGACGGGCACCCAGTACTGGTGCAGTCTGCTCAGGCCAGTATGCACTCTTCTGCAACGTCTTCAAATACAGTTGGACAATCGCTGGTTCAGCCTTTCGATGTCTCCTGGGCTGGCGGAGGTGCTGCTTCCGAATATGGGCCAACGAAAAGAAATGACACCCTTTGGAGCATCGCCAAAAAAGTGAGGCATCAGGGTGTAACAATGAATCAAGCAATGATGTTGCTGCTCCAGGCTAATCCCCAGGCCTTCATTAAGCAGAACATCAACAATCTCAAAGTTGGGCAGATTCTGCGAGTGGCTGATAGTGAAGAGATGATGCTTCTGGGTACTAAGGAGGCAGGTTCGGCTTACCGTGAGCAGATGTATGCCTGGCAGGCGGACCGTAAACCTGCCGCAGCATCTGTTGCAGAGCCGGAAATCACAGCTCAAGCAGCGGTTACTCAGGTTGAGGCAGAGAGCGATGTGCTCACAGCAGAACTGAAAATTGTATCTGCCCGGCCGGAAGGAGAGGATGAGGCGGGTGCTGGTGACGATGAACAAAACAAAGCTCAGACCGTTGATCGACTGGCCCAGGATCTGATCATTGCTCAGGAAGCTACCGATAGTGCTATACAAGAGGGTGAAGAGTTACGCTCCCGGGTGGGAGACCTGGAAGCCCAGTTAAACGATCTGCGGCGGTTGTTGACGCTGAAAGATGACCAGCTTGCCCGCCTTCAGGTGGCGCTCGTCGATGGTATTAAAGAGTTGGATGAAGGCGCTCAAGTTGTTCCGAAATCCGAAGGTGAAGAGGTTGTTACAGCAGAAAAAGTTGTTGCTGAGGAGATAGCTGCTGCAAAGGAAGAGGCGTCTGTCTCTCAGGCAATAATTAAGCCTGTGGCGGCTATTGAGCCTTCAAAACAGCAGATGCAGCCCTCTCTGATGGATAAGGAAAAAAGCTTATTCGAGCGGATATCAGGTGATGCCACAATGCTGGGTGTTAGCCTGACTTCGATTGTGGTGGTGGTGGTCTTGTTATGGGTGGTTATCAGTAGGCGCCGATCCAACAGTGCTAATTTTCAGGAGAGTATTCTGGTCAGTGGCATGGAGGATAGTGAAGCTGAGCCTATGGAAGGGGTACCAACCGGTACCACAACGCAGATAGCTGAAGAGACTTCTTTCCTGAGCGACTTTTCACCCAGTGACATTGGTGCGTTGCAGGATGAGACCGGCGAAGTAGACCCGCTAGCCGAGGCGGATGTTTATATCGCCTATGGCCGTTATCAGCAGGCTGAGAAGCTGATCAAACAGGCAATTGAGCGAAATCCTGAGCGAGTCGAACTCAAACATAAACTCTTTGAGATTCTCTTTGCGGTCAAAGACAGTGACAGTTTCGTTGCCTTGGCAGAGCAGTCGGCGGCAGAAGGGATTAATAAGTCTGATGCTGATATCTGGTTAAAGGTGGTCGCGATGGGAGCGCAGCTGGCCTCGAGTCATGCACTTTTCTCAGGTGTAGATGCACCAGCACCAGTGAACAACGGTCAGGTAGATGCTGAACTGAACGCGCTGGAAGAAGATCTTGGTCTAGGCGACGGTCTTGATTTCGATCTGCCGGCTGAAACAGCTGCTGAAGATGAACTCGGCTCATTTACCCTTGATGATTTAAATGGCTTTAAGGAAGATGCACTAGCGACGGATTCAGGTGGTGACGATCTGGATCTTGGTGTTGATAATCTGACTCTGCCTGAGGCAGATACATCTGAAACTGCAGCTTCGGGAGAGTTGGAAGATACGATTCTCGATTTTAGTGATGTAGCGGAAACCGCAGGCACCGGAGATCAAGCGGACGACTCATTTGACGGGCTTGGGCTGAATCTTGACGCGGGTGAAGCAGCCACTGACCTGGAGACATCTCTCTCTCTTAGCGATGTGGAAGAGTTTGAGTCGACCTCATTATCCACAGGTGAGACGGATGAGATCGTCGATGAGGTGAATACCAAGCTGGATCTGGCTCGTGCCTATGTAGATCTGGGTGATGTAGAGGGTGCCCGCAGTATTCTGGAAGAGGTGTTGGGTGGGGGTAACCAAGGACAGCAGCAGGAGGCACAGCAACTGTTGGATCAACTTACCTGA
- a CDS encoding Mu transposase domain-containing protein, whose product MSIPAPFDGYIEHSKRVLSTSLIIFDNSRYSVPASFTNRPTSLHIHAHKLVMIAEEKVIAEHQRMFTRDHSQKGKQSMASITTRRYCSVSPVRCAMGHPSRNCQRASANYKNNGSSIPVTTRIWSMYWH is encoded by the coding sequence ATGTCGATTCCTGCGCCCTTTGACGGATATATAGAACACAGTAAGCGGGTCTTATCCACCTCCCTGATTATCTTTGATAACAGTCGTTACAGTGTACCCGCTTCTTTTACCAATCGCCCCACCAGCTTACATATTCATGCCCATAAATTGGTGATGATTGCAGAGGAGAAGGTGATTGCAGAACATCAGCGTATGTTCACACGAGATCACAGCCAAAAGGGCAAACAATCTATGGCTAGCATCACTACCCGTCGGTACTGCAGCGTAAGCCCGGTGCGTTGCGCAATGGGGCACCCTTCCAGGAATTGCCAGAGAGCTTCCGCAAACTACAAAAATAACGGCTCAAGCATCCCGGTGACAACCAGGATATGGTCAATGTACTGGCACTAG